A genomic window from Desulfovibrio legallii includes:
- a CDS encoding HD domain-containing phosphohydrolase, giving the protein MRTELSATKVPDRYRLKKMAVALAGLFLLLVTASVAYVLCSLQLRNVTQEILAGQRDTQQAWVDKSLEAVRAWEANLLEQIRFVSAAEIFRLYAVDVGALSPASVAALDAPDAARSDDAAVAGLAEQKEYLWDLLRDTARGRQWAAARIVGPQGQNLVADADAPELGAAQWALAQSAMEQRAVRYGPVRPLGGGLVMDVAAPLYEVLGQGGKNRAVAALLVSVPMDGPLAAFLTVGPEQQRLFAPLLLQLGAEGPEALAVEAGAVRLEPLREAPAPAPSVLLRRPGALGAGPVYAVESALPDLGWRIVAEAPAAGVEGLLLQQKKQIYGLGILGSLGAALLLAFVWAMLVSRAHRATARHFKGLYVLIQRQKALLDSVNASLQAGLLLVDGQGRALMCNPAFARMLGRTEDEVTDSLLTALLPDPVAQSLLRKAQGVDKEDAAGSLEITLGEGAAARLYRVTLFPFAEQDEQKGGGQAPNSCVGIFQDITEFRRRAEAERARQASSMAALIRAVESVDPNLVGHSQKMERLVQALTPRLGLSERAGETLRMASLVSQVGRLFVPRDLLTKTGRLNPEEQQQVMRAPEYAYQVLRDLRFDLPVPEAVYAMGERMDGSGHPRGLQGAAIDANGRILAVVNAFCAMTSSRSYRVGMSPEEAVRQLRADQGFDQTVVEALADLPTETLQAALRAAPGRAPAPMQAAGPEASGGA; this is encoded by the coding sequence ATGCGTACAGAACTTTCCGCAACAAAGGTTCCCGACCGCTACCGGCTGAAAAAAATGGCGGTGGCCCTGGCAGGCCTGTTTCTGCTGCTGGTGACGGCCTCTGTGGCCTATGTGCTCTGCAGCCTGCAGCTGCGCAACGTGACCCAGGAGATTCTGGCGGGCCAGCGCGATACGCAGCAGGCCTGGGTGGACAAATCCCTGGAAGCCGTCCGGGCCTGGGAGGCCAACCTGCTGGAGCAGATCCGCTTTGTGAGCGCGGCGGAAATATTCCGCCTCTATGCCGTGGACGTGGGCGCGCTGTCGCCCGCTTCCGTCGCCGCGCTCGACGCCCCCGACGCCGCCCGGAGCGACGATGCGGCCGTGGCCGGTCTGGCGGAGCAAAAGGAATATTTGTGGGATCTGCTGCGCGATACCGCCCGGGGACGGCAGTGGGCGGCGGCGCGCATCGTCGGGCCGCAGGGGCAGAATCTGGTGGCGGACGCCGACGCCCCCGAACTGGGCGCGGCGCAGTGGGCCCTGGCCCAAAGCGCCATGGAACAGCGGGCCGTGCGCTACGGCCCTGTGCGTCCTCTGGGCGGCGGGCTGGTCATGGACGTGGCCGCGCCTTTGTACGAAGTGCTGGGGCAGGGCGGCAAGAACCGCGCCGTGGCCGCCCTGCTGGTCAGCGTGCCCATGGACGGTCCGCTGGCTGCGTTCCTGACTGTCGGCCCAGAGCAGCAGCGCCTGTTCGCGCCCCTGCTGCTTCAGCTGGGGGCGGAGGGGCCTGAGGCGCTGGCTGTGGAAGCTGGCGCGGTGCGCCTGGAGCCGCTCCGTGAAGCCCCGGCCCCGGCCCCGTCAGTCTTGTTGCGACGCCCTGGCGCGCTGGGCGCGGGCCCGGTTTACGCGGTGGAGAGCGCCCTGCCCGACCTGGGCTGGCGCATTGTGGCGGAAGCGCCGGCCGCCGGCGTGGAAGGCCTGTTGCTGCAACAGAAAAAGCAGATCTACGGCCTGGGGATTCTGGGCAGCCTGGGCGCGGCCCTGTTGCTGGCCTTTGTCTGGGCTATGCTGGTCAGCCGTGCGCACCGGGCCACGGCCCGGCACTTCAAGGGGTTGTATGTGCTCATCCAGCGGCAGAAGGCCCTTCTGGACAGCGTTAACGCCTCCCTGCAGGCAGGGCTTTTGCTGGTGGACGGCCAGGGGCGGGCGCTGATGTGCAATCCCGCCTTTGCCCGCATGCTGGGGCGCACGGAAGACGAGGTGACGGACAGTCTTCTGACGGCGCTTTTGCCCGATCCGGTGGCCCAGAGTCTGCTGCGCAAGGCGCAGGGCGTGGATAAAGAGGACGCCGCAGGCAGCCTGGAGATAACCCTGGGGGAGGGCGCAGCGGCCCGGCTTTACCGCGTGACCCTGTTCCCCTTTGCGGAGCAGGACGAACAGAAGGGCGGCGGCCAGGCCCCCAACAGTTGCGTGGGCATTTTTCAGGACATTACGGAATTTCGCCGCCGGGCCGAGGCCGAACGCGCCCGTCAGGCCAGCAGCATGGCCGCCCTGATCCGCGCGGTGGAAAGCGTGGATCCCAATCTGGTGGGGCATTCGCAGAAAATGGAGCGCCTGGTGCAGGCCTTAACGCCCCGCCTGGGGCTTTCAGAGCGGGCAGGCGAAACCCTGCGCATGGCTTCCCTTGTCTCACAGGTGGGGCGGCTGTTTGTGCCGCGCGACCTCTTGACCAAGACAGGCCGGCTGAACCCGGAGGAACAGCAGCAGGTCATGCGCGCGCCGGAATACGCCTATCAGGTGCTGCGCGATCTGCGCTTTGACCTGCCCGTGCCCGAAGCCGTATACGCCATGGGCGAGCGCATGGACGGCAGCGGGCACCCCCGCGGTCTCCAGGGTGCGGCCATTGACGCCAACGGCCGGATTCTTGCGGTGGTCAACGCCTTTTGCGCCATGACCAGCTCCCGTTCCTACCGTGTGGGCATGAGCCCGGAAGAGGCCGTGCGGCAACTGCGCGCGGACCAGGGCTTTGACCAGACTGTGGTGGAAGCCCTTGCAGATTTGCCGACGGAAACCCTGCAGGCGGCCTTACGGGCCGCGCCGGGCAGGGCCCCCGCGCCCATGCAGGCGGCGGGCCCGGAGGCAAGCGGCGGGGCGTGA
- a CDS encoding transglutaminase-like cysteine peptidase, translating into MEFKRPLSSLPGWLELLRRNAKNSIFTSDRALKRGVTWGQFRAGAAGKQGMALLRYVNSFWNTWPYREDRDVWGKEDYWAIPAEFLRRSGDCEDYAIVKYFTLKELGVAPETMRIVVVRDTVRNLGHAVLAVYMDDTAYILDNLSNAVLPHNRLRQYRPQYSVNEQGRWAHLRVTRTP; encoded by the coding sequence GTGGAGTTCAAACGTCCCCTGTCCTCCCTGCCCGGCTGGCTGGAGCTGCTCCGGCGCAACGCCAAAAATTCCATTTTTACGTCCGACCGGGCGCTGAAAAGGGGCGTCACCTGGGGGCAGTTCCGGGCCGGGGCCGCCGGGAAGCAAGGGATGGCCCTGCTGCGCTACGTCAACAGCTTCTGGAACACCTGGCCGTACCGGGAGGACAGGGACGTATGGGGTAAGGAGGATTATTGGGCCATCCCGGCGGAATTCCTGCGCCGCTCCGGCGACTGCGAGGATTACGCCATCGTCAAGTATTTTACCCTCAAAGAACTGGGCGTTGCGCCCGAAACCATGCGTATTGTAGTAGTGCGCGACACCGTCCGCAACCTGGGGCACGCGGTGCTGGCCGTCTATATGGACGATACGGCCTATATTCTGGATAATCTCAGTAACGCCGTTTTGCCCCACAACCGGCTGCGCCAGTACCGGCCGCAGTATTCGGTCAACGAACAGGGCCGCTGGGCCCACCTGCGGGTGACCCGAACCCCCTAA
- a CDS encoding MetQ/NlpA family ABC transporter substrate-binding protein, with translation MKRLLSSLVLLLAMALPAQAAEDIVVGVTPFPHKDIMLVAKPLLAKEGYNLVLKDFTDYVQPNMALAGKQIFANFFQHQPYLDNMNKEKNLGLVSIAKVHIEPLGIYSKKIKKLDQLKKGDVISVPNDPTNEARALRLLEAKGVISVKPGALATVADITKNPLNLKIHELDAAQLPRTLEDVTAAVINTNFAGEAGLIPARDALAMEGSESPYANIIVVRAADKDSPKAKALVKAVQSPEVKAYIEKVLVPKGIMPAF, from the coding sequence ATGAAACGTCTGCTCTCTTCGCTGGTGCTGCTGCTGGCCATGGCCCTTCCCGCTCAGGCGGCCGAAGATATTGTGGTGGGCGTCACGCCCTTCCCCCACAAGGACATCATGCTGGTGGCCAAACCCCTGCTGGCCAAGGAAGGCTACAACCTGGTGCTCAAGGATTTTACCGATTATGTGCAGCCCAACATGGCCCTGGCCGGCAAGCAGATTTTTGCCAACTTTTTCCAGCATCAGCCCTATCTGGACAATATGAATAAGGAAAAGAACCTGGGGCTCGTGTCCATCGCCAAGGTGCACATTGAACCTCTGGGCATCTATTCCAAAAAAATCAAGAAGCTGGACCAGCTCAAAAAGGGCGACGTCATTTCCGTGCCCAACGATCCCACCAATGAGGCCCGCGCCCTGCGCCTGCTGGAGGCCAAGGGCGTCATCAGCGTCAAGCCCGGTGCGCTGGCAACCGTGGCCGACATCACCAAGAACCCCCTGAACCTCAAAATCCATGAGCTGGACGCCGCCCAGCTGCCCCGCACCCTGGAGGACGTGACCGCCGCCGTCATCAACACCAACTTTGCGGGCGAGGCGGGCCTTATTCCGGCCCGGGACGCGCTGGCCATGGAAGGCAGCGAATCCCCCTACGCCAATATTATTGTGGTGCGCGCGGCGGATAAGGACAGCCCCAAGGCCAAGGCCCTGGTCAAGGCCGTGCAGTCCCCGGAAGTGAAGGCGTATATTGAAAAAGTGCTGGTGCCCAAGGGCATCATGCCCGCTTTTTAG
- a CDS encoding methionine ABC transporter permease: MTEQLAGMGAAAQVFWPLWERLLDKWPEIVAATWETLQMVLLSTVFSLASGFLLAILMIVTNPFMNLRPCRPVYQAVDFVVNLLRSFPFIILLIAIIPFTRLVVGTSIGSAAAIVPLTVAAAPFVARLIEGCFLEVDKGVIEAARSFGASNGQIIFRVLLPEALPSIVLNVAVIAITLLGYSAMAGTVGGGGLGDLAVKYGYNRFQVDIMVYSVVILCVLVLVIQGLCNLLYKLLR; the protein is encoded by the coding sequence ATGACTGAGCAACTGGCTGGCATGGGCGCGGCGGCGCAGGTTTTCTGGCCCCTGTGGGAGCGCTTGCTGGACAAGTGGCCGGAAATCGTCGCCGCCACCTGGGAGACGCTGCAGATGGTGCTGCTCTCCACCGTATTTTCCCTGGCGAGCGGGTTTCTGCTGGCCATTCTCATGATCGTGACCAACCCCTTCATGAACCTGCGGCCCTGCCGTCCTGTCTATCAGGCGGTGGATTTTGTGGTCAATCTGCTGCGCTCTTTCCCCTTCATCATTCTGCTTATCGCCATCATCCCCTTCACGCGCCTGGTGGTGGGCACCTCCATCGGCAGCGCGGCGGCCATTGTGCCCCTTACAGTGGCGGCGGCTCCCTTTGTGGCCCGGCTGATCGAAGGCTGTTTTCTGGAAGTGGATAAGGGCGTCATCGAAGCGGCGCGCTCCTTCGGGGCCAGCAACGGGCAGATCATCTTTCGCGTGCTGCTGCCCGAAGCCCTGCCTTCCATTGTGCTCAACGTGGCGGTCATCGCCATCACCTTGCTGGGCTATTCGGCCATGGCTGGCACTGTGGGCGGCGGCGGCCTGGGCGACCTGGCCGTCAAATACGGCTACAACCGCTTCCAGGTGGACATCATGGTGTATTCCGTGGTGATCCTCTGCGTGCTGGTGCTGGTCATCCAGGGCCTTTGCAATCTGCTCTACAAACTGCTGCGCTGA
- a CDS encoding methionine ABC transporter ATP-binding protein, producing MIEVSGLCKSYGAHEVLHNIEMCVHEGEIFGIVGHSGAGKSTLLRCLNGLEPYQKGSVKVMGVEVAGLEGRRLRELQSKMGMIFQNFNLMARKNVFDNVSFPLSIWHKGNPRERVMELLELVGLADRARQRVQSLSGGQKQRVGIARALALNPQVLLCDEATSALDPKTTASILDLLEDINKRLHLTIVMVTHQMEVVKRLCHSLLLLDNGRTVGLGRTEELFLAPGKDMQAFADNEYTLIPGGTNIRLMFPREISQQAVITHMARTLNLDFSIVGGKLERYLDDVFGFLIINVSDRNREAVLRYLKENRLYWEILDGPEEAGEAAHD from the coding sequence ATGATAGAGGTCAGCGGTCTTTGTAAGAGCTACGGCGCGCACGAGGTCTTGCACAATATTGAGATGTGCGTGCACGAAGGCGAAATTTTTGGCATCGTGGGGCATTCCGGCGCGGGCAAATCCACCTTGCTGCGCTGTCTCAACGGCCTGGAGCCGTACCAGAAGGGCAGCGTCAAGGTCATGGGCGTGGAGGTGGCCGGCCTGGAAGGGCGCCGTCTGCGCGAGCTGCAGAGCAAGATGGGCATGATTTTTCAGAATTTCAACCTCATGGCCCGCAAGAATGTTTTTGACAACGTGTCCTTTCCCTTGTCCATCTGGCACAAGGGCAACCCGCGTGAACGGGTCATGGAGCTGCTGGAGCTGGTGGGCCTGGCGGACCGGGCCCGGCAGCGGGTGCAGAGCCTGAGCGGCGGGCAGAAGCAGCGCGTGGGCATTGCCCGCGCCCTGGCCCTGAACCCGCAGGTGCTGCTCTGCGACGAGGCCACCTCGGCCCTGGACCCCAAGACCACGGCCTCCATCCTGGACCTCCTGGAGGACATCAACAAGCGCCTGCACCTGACCATCGTTATGGTCACCCACCAGATGGAGGTGGTCAAGCGCCTCTGCCACAGTCTGCTTTTGCTGGACAACGGCCGCACCGTGGGCCTGGGGCGCACGGAGGAGCTCTTCCTCGCGCCCGGCAAAGACATGCAGGCCTTTGCGGACAACGAATACACCCTCATTCCCGGCGGCACCAACATCCGGCTCATGTTCCCGCGCGAGATTTCGCAGCAGGCGGTCATCACCCACATGGCCCGGACTCTGAATCTGGATTTTTCCATTGTGGGGGGCAAGCTGGAGCGCTACCTGGACGACGTGTTCGGCTTTCTGATCATCAACGTTTCGGACCGCAACAGGGAGGCCGTGCTGCGCTACCTGAAGGAGAACCGCCTGTACTGGGAGATTCTGGACGGTCCCGAAGAAGCCGGGGAGGCGGCGCATGACTGA
- a CDS encoding glutamine synthetase III family protein, with translation MSSNTARYDAIQAITGYRPEAAPLNFADTKPTEIFGCNVFNDRIMRERLPKSVYKALRKTIEFGERMDPAIADTVAAVMKDWAIEKGATHFTHIFYPLTGQTAEKHDSFLMPDGNGGVIAEFSGSMLIRGEPDASSFPSGGLRSTFEARGYTAWDVTSPAYIMENPNGTFLCIPTMFLSWTGVALDKKTPLLRSAQALNRQAQRVLRLFNEETEHPVVSYAGLEQEYFCIDHNFNFARPDIQIAGRSLFGARPAKGQEFSDQYFGVIPQRVLSYMMEVERELYKLGVPVRTRHNEVAPSQYEIAPLYEVSNLAVDHNHITMSMLRNVAKRYGLKCLLHEKPFAGVNGSGKHLNYSIGNAELGTLFDPGETPHANAKFLVFCAAMIRAVHKFGGLLRTTVASAGNDHRLGANEAPPAIMSIFLGDQLTEVFEAFRAGRVEEAASGKKRRALNLGVDTLPSLPADPGDRNRTSPVAFTGNRFEFRALGSSQSAAGSITALNAMMADSLGFAADWLERKLAAGTPFNAALESFIGHVMDEHSAVIFNGDGYSEVWHKEAQRRGLPNLRNTPEALPELVRPEVVDLYEKHGVLNRAELKARQEIYLEQYCKSVRTEANLVIRMARTVIFPAGMRYQGELAATAAQMQAVGKEARTRTLDEVTECLRGLQDACGRLEAVLADVEAQGLGMDAARRYCNDVLPQMLEVRRYADQLETRVADDLWPLPNYQEILFGK, from the coding sequence ATGAGCAGCAATACCGCCAGATACGACGCCATTCAGGCCATCACCGGCTACCGGCCGGAAGCGGCCCCCCTCAACTTTGCGGATACCAAGCCCACAGAGATTTTCGGCTGCAACGTGTTCAATGACCGGATCATGCGCGAGCGCCTGCCCAAAAGCGTGTACAAGGCCCTGCGCAAGACCATTGAATTCGGCGAACGCATGGACCCCGCCATCGCCGACACCGTGGCGGCGGTCATGAAGGACTGGGCCATTGAGAAGGGGGCTACCCACTTCACCCACATTTTTTATCCCCTTACGGGCCAGACGGCGGAAAAGCACGACAGCTTTCTGATGCCCGACGGCAACGGCGGGGTCATTGCCGAATTTTCCGGCTCCATGCTCATCCGGGGTGAGCCGGACGCCTCTTCCTTTCCTTCCGGCGGCCTGCGCTCCACCTTTGAGGCGCGCGGCTACACGGCCTGGGACGTGACCAGCCCCGCCTATATTATGGAGAATCCCAACGGCACGTTTTTGTGCATCCCCACCATGTTCCTTTCCTGGACAGGCGTGGCCCTGGACAAAAAGACGCCCCTGCTGCGCTCGGCCCAGGCTCTCAACCGCCAGGCCCAGCGCGTGCTGCGCCTCTTTAACGAAGAGACCGAGCACCCCGTGGTTTCCTACGCCGGGCTGGAGCAGGAATACTTCTGCATTGACCACAACTTCAACTTCGCCCGGCCCGACATTCAGATCGCCGGGCGGTCCCTGTTCGGCGCGCGTCCGGCCAAGGGCCAGGAATTCAGCGACCAGTATTTCGGGGTCATCCCGCAGCGCGTGCTTTCCTACATGATGGAAGTGGAGCGGGAGCTGTACAAGCTGGGCGTGCCTGTGCGCACCCGCCACAACGAGGTGGCCCCCAGCCAGTACGAGATCGCGCCCCTCTACGAGGTCAGCAACCTGGCTGTGGACCACAACCACATCACCATGTCCATGCTGCGCAACGTGGCCAAGCGCTACGGCCTCAAATGCCTGCTGCATGAAAAGCCCTTTGCGGGCGTCAACGGCTCCGGCAAGCACCTCAATTATTCCATCGGCAACGCCGAGCTGGGCACCTTGTTCGACCCCGGCGAGACCCCGCACGCCAACGCCAAGTTTCTGGTTTTCTGCGCGGCCATGATCCGCGCCGTGCACAAGTTCGGCGGCCTGCTGCGCACCACCGTGGCCAGCGCCGGCAACGACCACCGCCTGGGCGCCAACGAGGCCCCGCCCGCCATCATGTCCATCTTTCTGGGCGACCAGCTCACGGAGGTCTTTGAGGCCTTCCGCGCCGGAAGGGTGGAGGAAGCCGCCAGCGGCAAAAAGCGCCGGGCCCTTAACCTGGGCGTGGATACCCTGCCCAGCCTGCCCGCGGACCCCGGCGACCGCAACCGCACCAGCCCCGTGGCCTTTACGGGCAACCGCTTTGAGTTCCGGGCCCTGGGCTCCAGCCAGTCTGCTGCCGGCTCCATTACGGCGCTCAACGCCATGATGGCGGATTCCCTGGGCTTCGCCGCCGACTGGCTGGAACGGAAGCTGGCCGCGGGCACGCCCTTTAACGCCGCGCTGGAATCCTTTATCGGTCACGTTATGGACGAGCACAGCGCGGTCATCTTTAACGGCGACGGCTATTCCGAAGTCTGGCACAAGGAGGCCCAACGCCGCGGCCTGCCCAATCTGCGCAACACGCCTGAGGCCTTGCCTGAGCTGGTCCGGCCTGAGGTTGTTGACCTCTATGAAAAGCACGGCGTGCTCAACCGGGCGGAGCTCAAGGCCCGGCAGGAAATCTACCTGGAGCAGTACTGCAAAAGCGTGCGCACCGAGGCCAACCTGGTCATCCGCATGGCCCGCACCGTCATCTTCCCCGCGGGCATGCGCTATCAGGGGGAGCTGGCCGCCACGGCGGCGCAGATGCAGGCCGTGGGCAAGGAGGCCCGCACCCGCACCCTGGACGAGGTGACCGAGTGCCTGCGCGGCCTGCAGGACGCCTGCGGGCGGCTGGAAGCAGTGCTGGCGGACGTGGAGGCCCAGGGCCTGGGCATGGACGCGGCGCGCCGCTACTGCAACGACGTGCTGCCGCAGATGCTGGAAGTGCGCCGCTACGCGGATCAGCTGGAAACCCGCGTGGCCGACGATTTGTGGCCCTTGCCCAATTATCAGGAAATTCTGTTCGGCAAATAG
- a CDS encoding FKBP-type peptidyl-prolyl cis-trans isomerase, with translation MGIKKGDTVRAHYTGTLDDGTVFDSSRERDPLEFVQGQGMLIPGFESAVEGHEAGDVVSVTIAPEDAYGEADPELIFTVPRAQVPDHIPLNVGVPLQLSNEQGQMDVTITEVGPEEITLDANHPLAGKSLMFEIEIVSVN, from the coding sequence ATGGGCATTAAAAAAGGCGACACGGTGCGCGCGCACTACACGGGCACCCTTGACGACGGCACGGTATTCGATTCCTCGCGGGAGCGCGATCCCCTGGAATTCGTGCAGGGCCAGGGCATGCTCATCCCGGGCTTTGAAAGCGCCGTGGAAGGCCATGAGGCCGGCGACGTGGTCAGCGTGACCATCGCCCCTGAAGACGCCTACGGCGAGGCGGACCCGGAGCTGATCTTCACCGTGCCCCGCGCCCAGGTGCCGGACCACATTCCTCTTAATGTGGGCGTGCCCCTGCAGCTTTCCAACGAGCAGGGCCAGATGGACGTGACCATCACGGAAGTGGGCCCGGAAGAAATTACCCTGGACGCCAACCATCCCCTGGCGGGCAAGAGCCTGATGTTTGAGATAGAAATCGTGAGCGTCAACTGA
- a CDS encoding argininosuccinate synthase — protein MQKVKKVVLAYSGGLDTSVILKWLIETHHCEVIALTADLGQPEDLSGVEAKALKTGASKAYVLDLREEMAKDFVFPMMRGAARYEGRYLLGTSIARPLIAKALVDVARKEGADAVAHGATGKGNDQVRFELAVSALAPDIRVIAPWREWELMSRTALTAFAAKHGIPISSGAKRYSMDANMLHTSFEGSELENPGNEPDASCHERCVPVEQAPDTPEIVTVDFERGNPVAVNGERLSPAAIIRVLSEMAGRNGIGRDDMVENRFVGMKCRGVYENPAGTLLYKLHRDLEGICMDRELLGIRDMLAVRYSQCVYNGFWYSPEREAMQVFMDKAQETVTGSVRAKLYKGGVWPLARTSPLSLFSEDLATFEGGDYDHKDAAGFIRLNSLRLRQFAAVQRKLGA, from the coding sequence ATGCAAAAAGTAAAAAAAGTCGTTCTTGCCTATTCCGGGGGCCTGGATACCTCCGTCATCCTCAAGTGGCTTATTGAAACCCACCACTGCGAGGTCATCGCCCTCACCGCCGACCTGGGCCAGCCCGAAGACCTCTCCGGGGTGGAGGCCAAAGCCCTCAAAACCGGCGCTTCCAAGGCCTATGTGCTGGACCTGCGCGAAGAAATGGCCAAGGATTTCGTCTTCCCCATGATGCGCGGCGCGGCCCGCTACGAGGGACGCTACCTGCTCGGCACCTCCATCGCCCGGCCGCTCATCGCCAAGGCCCTGGTGGACGTCGCCCGCAAGGAAGGCGCGGACGCCGTGGCCCACGGGGCTACGGGCAAGGGCAACGATCAGGTCCGCTTTGAGCTCGCCGTAAGCGCCCTGGCCCCGGATATCCGGGTCATCGCTCCCTGGCGCGAGTGGGAGCTTATGTCCCGCACGGCGCTCACCGCCTTTGCCGCAAAGCACGGCATCCCCATTTCCAGCGGGGCCAAGCGCTACAGCATGGACGCCAACATGCTGCACACCAGCTTTGAAGGCAGCGAGCTGGAAAACCCCGGCAACGAACCGGACGCTTCCTGCCACGAGCGCTGCGTGCCTGTGGAGCAGGCCCCGGACACGCCCGAAATCGTCACCGTGGATTTTGAACGCGGCAACCCCGTGGCCGTCAATGGAGAGCGCCTCTCCCCGGCCGCAATCATCCGCGTGCTGAGCGAAATGGCCGGGCGCAACGGCATCGGCCGCGACGACATGGTGGAAAACCGCTTTGTGGGCATGAAGTGCCGCGGCGTGTATGAAAACCCGGCCGGCACCCTGCTCTACAAGCTGCACCGCGATCTGGAAGGCATCTGCATGGACCGCGAGCTGCTCGGCATCCGCGATATGCTGGCCGTGCGTTACTCCCAGTGCGTGTACAACGGCTTCTGGTACTCGCCGGAGCGCGAAGCCATGCAGGTCTTTATGGATAAGGCGCAGGAAACGGTCACCGGCAGCGTGCGCGCCAAGCTCTACAAAGGCGGCGTCTGGCCCCTGGCCCGCACCTCGCCCCTCTCGCTCTTTTCCGAGGATCTGGCCACCTTTGAAGGCGGCGACTACGACCACAAGGACGCGGCGGGCTTCATCCGCCTCAACAGTCTGCGCCTGCGCCAGTTCGCCGCCGTGCAGCGCAAGCTGGGCGCATAG
- the argH gene encoding argininosuccinate lyase, which translates to MSTNQSWGGRFAEGPAEAVARYTDSQTFDRALYAQDIRASQAHARMLGRQGVITPQEASALVEGLERVRREIEDGSFVWRSELEDVHMNIEARLTELAGEVGKKLHTGRSRNDQVGLTFRLFVADKLRAWQEGAATLCAVLLDRAAEHRDVILPGCTHLQPAQPVSLAHHLLAYAWMFRRDVERLDDTLARVRVSPLGAAALAGTTYPLDPASVAAEVGFAGIYGNSMDAVSDRDFVLEALFGGSLVMMHLSRLCEEIILWANPAFGFVRLPDAYSTGSSIMPQKKNPDVAELMRGKTGRVYGALLGLLTVMKGLPLAYNRDMQEDKEGFLDADRTVSSSLRIMAGLLEEIAFRPERMREACKLGFLNATELADYLVGKGLPFREAHHITGQAVAAAEKEGKGLEELTLPELQALDPRIDDDVYSVLAYTAAVQRRETPGGTGPHSVSRQLEQLRGWLDLFHTSPNS; encoded by the coding sequence ATGAGCACCAATCAGAGCTGGGGCGGACGCTTTGCCGAGGGCCCGGCGGAGGCCGTGGCCCGCTACACGGATTCGCAGACCTTTGACCGCGCCCTCTACGCCCAGGATATCCGCGCTTCTCAGGCCCACGCCCGCATGCTGGGCCGCCAGGGCGTCATCACGCCCCAGGAGGCCAGCGCCCTGGTGGAAGGCCTGGAGCGCGTGCGGCGGGAAATTGAAGACGGCAGCTTTGTCTGGCGCTCCGAGCTGGAAGACGTGCACATGAATATTGAGGCGCGGCTTACGGAACTCGCCGGCGAGGTGGGCAAAAAGCTGCACACCGGCCGCAGCCGCAACGATCAGGTGGGGCTGACCTTCCGCCTTTTTGTGGCGGACAAGCTGCGCGCCTGGCAGGAGGGCGCCGCGACCCTCTGCGCGGTGCTGCTGGACAGGGCCGCGGAGCACCGCGACGTCATCCTGCCCGGCTGCACCCACCTGCAGCCCGCGCAGCCTGTTAGTCTGGCCCACCACCTGCTGGCCTACGCCTGGATGTTCCGCCGGGACGTGGAACGCCTTGACGACACCCTGGCCCGGGTGCGCGTCTCCCCCCTGGGCGCGGCCGCCCTGGCGGGCACCACCTACCCCCTGGATCCCGCAAGCGTGGCCGCAGAGGTGGGCTTTGCCGGCATCTACGGCAACTCCATGGACGCGGTTTCCGACCGGGACTTTGTGCTGGAGGCCCTGTTCGGCGGCTCCCTCGTCATGATGCACCTCTCTCGCCTGTGCGAAGAAATCATCCTCTGGGCTAACCCGGCCTTTGGTTTTGTGCGCCTGCCTGACGCCTACTCCACGGGCTCTTCCATCATGCCGCAAAAAAAGAATCCCGACGTGGCCGAGCTCATGCGCGGCAAGACCGGGCGCGTCTACGGCGCGCTGCTGGGCCTGCTGACGGTCATGAAGGGCCTGCCCCTGGCCTATAACCGCGATATGCAGGAAGACAAGGAAGGCTTTCTGGATGCGGACCGCACGGTCTCGTCCTCCCTGCGCATCATGGCCGGCCTGCTGGAGGAAATCGCCTTCCGGCCGGAGCGCATGCGCGAAGCCTGCAAGCTCGGCTTCCTCAACGCCACGGAGCTGGCCGACTATCTGGTGGGCAAGGGCCTGCCCTTCCGCGAGGCGCACCACATCACGGGCCAGGCCGTGGCCGCCGCCGAAAAGGAAGGCAAGGGCCTGGAAGAGCTGACCCTGCCGGAGCTGCAGGCCCTGGATCCGCGCATCGACGACGACGTTTACAGCGTGCTGGCCTATACGGCGGCCGTGCAGCGCCGGGAAACCCCTGGCGGCACAGGCCCCCATTCGGTCAGCCGGCAGCTGGAGCAGCTCAGGGGCTGGCTGGACCTCTTTCACACTTCCCCAAACAGTTGA